In one Diabrotica virgifera virgifera chromosome 7, PGI_DIABVI_V3a genomic region, the following are encoded:
- the LOC126888785 gene encoding uncharacterized protein LOC126888785, with translation MRMVYFASILLLFNMANGLPQQDEHLHLYEPARLLDGHRKPYNVKTKKVTKSGVTLRSNFFETMETYLNFMNYGAAIYTKSWRTTQPPMTPPTPRRVTDSDKAFAFHVLNVPVNLDWRSVLNPTIPTTPTTTTTTTPAVNYQPDTREFIADYDDV, from the exons ATGAGGATGGTCTATTTTGCCTCGATTCTC ttgCTGTTTAACATGGCGAATGGTTTACCACAGCAAGATGAACATCTTCATTTATACGAACCGGCTCGCCTACTGGATGGACACAGAAAGCCATACAATGTAAAAACCAAAAAAGTAACTAAAAGTGGTGTAACTCTCCGAAGTAATTTCTTTGAAACTATGGAGACATATCTGAATTTTATGAATTATGGTGCTGCAATATATACTAAAAGTTGGCGAACGACGCAACCACCGATGACGCCACCGACTCCTAGGAGAGTGACGGACTCAGACAAAGCTTTTGCATTCCATGTTTTAAACGTGCCGGTTAACCTAGATTGGCGAAGTGTATTGAATCCAACGATTCCAACGACTCCAACGACTACAACGACTACAACTCCAGCTGTCAACTACCAACCGGATACAAGGGAGTTTATAGCCGATTATGATGACGTTTAG